A window of Desulfobulbaceae bacterium contains these coding sequences:
- a CDS encoding molybdenum cofactor guanylyltransferase has protein sequence MKKLVPNVSQISERPSLLPLIVGCILIGGSSSRMGYAKHLISREGRTWLQMTASTLAQVCDHVVVVGQGDMGECTLPRLSDVPGCSGPIAGLLSAMRSFPWSTIIACACDMPEISLDALNWLLQQQRSGRKAVIPYIDGRHEPLLALYDFQFFAAVETLASQQKWRLSSLAEIDGVYVAEPPPALRDAWRNVNTPDLLSQQDL, from the coding sequence ATGAAGAAGCTCGTTCCCAACGTCAGTCAAATTTCTGAACGCCCAAGTCTCTTGCCATTGATTGTGGGGTGTATTCTAATCGGTGGCAGTAGTTCACGCATGGGATATGCCAAGCATCTGATCTCAAGGGAGGGGCGAACCTGGCTGCAGATGACAGCGTCTACCCTTGCTCAGGTGTGTGATCATGTGGTCGTAGTCGGTCAAGGAGATATGGGGGAGTGCACACTCCCAAGGCTCTCTGATGTCCCTGGCTGCTCAGGCCCCATAGCAGGGTTGTTGTCTGCTATGCGTTCCTTTCCCTGGAGCACGATCATTGCTTGTGCCTGTGACATGCCAGAAATTTCGCTTGATGCCCTCAACTGGCTGCTGCAACAACAGCGATCTGGGAGGAAGGCCGTAATCCCATACATTGATGGCCGTCATGAACCATTATTGGCCCTGTATGATTTTCAATTCTTTGCCGCTGTTGAAACGTTGGCCAGTCAGCAAAAGTGGAGACTCTCTTCCCTTGCCGAAATTGATGGGGTGTATGTTGCTGAACCGCCACCCGCCCTGCGCGATGCCTGGCGAAATGTCAATACCCCGGATCTGCTGAGTCAGCAGGATTTATGA
- a CDS encoding response regulator transcription factor produces MPLTVKPRRIVLADDHVLIRRGLKKVIDGQPYLQVVGDFGDGLELLHFLEEDCPDIILLDISMPKIRGIDAIPQIKKLCPKVKILILTMHSSKEFLVSAIKSGADSYALKEDSDTELLTALRRCLDGELYIAPSLAASITPHDHMAMRIKGHAPHELLTTREKQVVTLVAEGNKSKDIAKMLSISIRTVEHHRANIMKKIHIKSTAELIKYAIQKGFIVPPQ; encoded by the coding sequence ATGCCGCTAACCGTAAAGCCACGACGTATTGTCTTGGCAGATGATCACGTCTTGATCCGTCGGGGTTTGAAGAAAGTTATTGATGGCCAGCCGTACCTGCAAGTTGTGGGTGATTTTGGGGATGGACTGGAGTTGCTCCATTTTCTTGAGGAGGATTGCCCTGATATTATTCTGCTGGACATCTCCATGCCCAAAATCAGAGGAATTGATGCCATCCCCCAAATCAAAAAGCTGTGTCCCAAAGTTAAAATCCTGATCTTGACCATGCACAGCAGCAAGGAGTTTTTGGTAAGCGCCATTAAATCCGGGGCTGACAGTTATGCCCTGAAAGAGGATTCCGACACGGAGCTATTGACTGCGCTTCGCAGATGTCTTGACGGAGAACTCTATATTGCCCCATCACTCGCTGCCAGTATTACGCCCCACGACCATATGGCCATGCGGATCAAGGGACACGCTCCCCATGAACTTCTTACAACTCGAGAAAAGCAGGTGGTGACCCTGGTCGCAGAGGGAAACAAAAGTAAAGACATCGCAAAAATGCTCTCCATCAGTATTCGCACGGTTGAGCATCATCGTGCCAATATCATGAAAAAGATCCACATTAAGAGCACGGCTGAACTGATTAAATATGCCATTCAAAAAGGTTTTATCGTACCCCCCCAATAA